The Sediminispirochaeta smaragdinae DSM 11293 genome has a segment encoding these proteins:
- a CDS encoding adenylate/guanylate cyclase domain-containing protein: MEGTILIVSNLPIDTTKIRRYLAEHKIGDFDVVKVETEAAAEEIFYGGGGVDCIVAQSEMTGTVALLKEMKQDEMFRHVPILLIIKGNETKLINEVYDSGFDAHIVYTDIHCLPQRIRPLIVMNVMYRNMMKQVGDLHEKAISDFILLDLIKNYIPKTIWDIAKTFAHEQKISIPEEELDLTIVFADIKGFTAMTQHMEPRQVVSILNTVFEVAAKHIYQNHGDIDKYIGDAFFAVFTKAKEAVTAMTAMQDELEQINLQRKNQEHSPVEFRVGIHSGPIIRGNVGGHDRYDNTLIGDTVNTASRLEHIAPAGGIVISEETRTRIGITLPESCKSETELRGRDSKITVYNAFSFLRSKLLAPQDKS, encoded by the coding sequence ATGGAAGGTACGATTCTTATTGTTTCCAACTTACCAATTGATACCACAAAAATCAGAAGATATCTTGCAGAACATAAGATTGGTGATTTTGATGTGGTAAAGGTAGAAACAGAAGCCGCCGCAGAAGAGATATTCTATGGCGGCGGCGGGGTCGATTGTATCGTTGCACAGTCGGAGATGACAGGAACCGTCGCCCTGTTGAAAGAGATGAAGCAGGATGAGATGTTTCGTCATGTCCCTATTCTCCTCATCATCAAAGGAAATGAAACAAAGCTTATCAATGAGGTGTACGACAGTGGTTTCGATGCACATATCGTCTACACCGATATACATTGTCTTCCGCAGAGGATACGTCCTCTTATTGTCATGAATGTCATGTACCGTAACATGATGAAACAGGTCGGCGACCTCCATGAAAAGGCGATCAGTGATTTTATTCTTCTTGATCTGATCAAGAACTATATTCCAAAAACAATCTGGGATATCGCCAAAACCTTTGCACACGAACAGAAGATATCCATTCCGGAAGAAGAATTGGACCTCACCATCGTATTTGCCGACATCAAGGGCTTCACGGCTATGACCCAGCATATGGAACCGAGGCAGGTCGTCTCTATCCTGAATACGGTCTTTGAAGTCGCAGCAAAACATATCTATCAAAACCATGGTGATATCGACAAATATATTGGAGATGCTTTTTTCGCCGTTTTTACAAAGGCTAAAGAGGCCGTCACAGCCATGACGGCAATGCAGGATGAGCTGGAACAGATTAACCTGCAACGAAAAAACCAGGAACATTCCCCTGTAGAATTCCGTGTGGGTATCCATTCGGGGCCTATCATCCGCGGAAATGTAGGTGGCCATGATCGTTACGACAATACCTTGATCGGCGATACGGTCAATACCGCAAGCCGTCTCGAACATATAGCACCTGCCGGCGGTATCGTTATCAGTGAGGAGACCAGAACACGCATCGGTATCACCTTACCTGAGTCCTGTAAAAGTGAAACCGAACTGCGCGGCAGAGATTCGAAGATCACCGTCTACAATGCATTTTCGTTTCTCAGATCGAAGCTCCTGGCGCCTCAGGATAAGTCCTAA
- the gpmI gene encoding 2,3-bisphosphoglycerate-independent phosphoglycerate mutase: MVEALKANPAFSGRKGPVVLVIMDGVGFGKYTEGDAVAAAHTEVLDELMASYPMTKLKAHGIAVGLPSDDDMGNSEVGHNAIGAGRVFAQGAKRVNGAIESGEMFTGETWKKLTENVKKSGGSLHFLGLLSDGNVHSHINHLKAMVARAKEDGVKRVRVHALLDGRDVGETSALDYFDPFADYLASLSDGGFDAKIASGGGRMKITMDRYNADWEMVHRGWQIHVLGEGRQFANAHEAIETLRKETGAIDQDLPPFVIAEGGKAVGTVEDGDSFILFNFRGDRALEITKAFEAGDDFSEFDRVRVPNVEYAGMMEYDGDLHVPKQYLVSPPSIDKTMAEYLAASGVKMFSISETQKFGHVTYFFNGNRSGKFSEELEEYVEIPSDRVPFEERPWMKAAEITDRVIEEIEKGSYRFIKLNYPNGDMVGHTGIYEAVLCSMEALDLSLGRLKKAVEKAGGVMVISADHGNSDDMFEHDKKSGAVKTKANGKPQAKTSHSLNPVPCIVYDPGYKGEYAKELRSGLGISSLAATCIELLGFQAPEDYDTSVFTW; the protein is encoded by the coding sequence ATGGTAGAAGCTTTGAAAGCTAATCCGGCCTTTTCGGGGAGAAAGGGTCCGGTTGTTTTGGTAATTATGGACGGAGTCGGTTTTGGGAAGTATACGGAAGGAGATGCCGTTGCAGCGGCCCATACCGAGGTTTTGGACGAATTGATGGCGTCCTACCCTATGACGAAGTTAAAGGCCCACGGAATCGCCGTAGGCCTTCCCAGTGATGATGATATGGGAAATAGTGAGGTCGGTCACAATGCCATCGGCGCGGGCCGTGTCTTTGCTCAAGGTGCAAAACGTGTAAACGGGGCCATTGAATCGGGAGAGATGTTTACCGGTGAGACGTGGAAGAAGTTGACGGAGAATGTCAAAAAGAGCGGAGGAAGTCTTCATTTCCTTGGATTGTTGTCCGACGGTAATGTACACAGCCACATCAATCATCTGAAAGCAATGGTTGCCCGGGCAAAAGAGGACGGCGTAAAACGAGTTAGGGTCCACGCGTTACTTGACGGAAGGGATGTAGGAGAAACCAGCGCGCTGGACTATTTTGATCCCTTTGCCGATTATCTTGCTTCCCTTTCCGACGGTGGCTTTGACGCAAAGATCGCCTCGGGCGGCGGAAGGATGAAGATCACCATGGATCGCTACAACGCCGACTGGGAGATGGTCCACCGCGGCTGGCAGATCCATGTTCTGGGAGAAGGGCGACAGTTTGCCAATGCCCATGAAGCCATCGAGACCCTTCGCAAGGAAACCGGTGCTATCGATCAGGACCTTCCTCCCTTTGTGATCGCAGAAGGGGGAAAGGCTGTTGGAACCGTTGAAGACGGCGACAGCTTTATCCTTTTCAATTTCAGAGGAGATCGTGCGCTTGAGATCACCAAGGCCTTTGAAGCCGGCGACGACTTTTCCGAATTCGACCGTGTCAGGGTTCCGAATGTCGAATATGCCGGGATGATGGAGTATGATGGTGATCTTCATGTTCCGAAACAGTATCTTGTCTCCCCTCCCTCTATCGATAAAACCATGGCCGAGTATCTCGCAGCTTCGGGAGTGAAGATGTTCTCCATAAGCGAGACCCAGAAGTTCGGTCACGTCACCTATTTCTTTAACGGAAACAGAAGCGGTAAATTCAGCGAAGAGTTGGAAGAGTATGTGGAAATTCCCTCTGATCGGGTTCCCTTCGAAGAACGCCCCTGGATGAAGGCTGCCGAAATCACCGACCGGGTCATTGAAGAGATTGAGAAGGGTAGCTATCGCTTTATCAAATTGAACTATCCGAATGGTGATATGGTCGGCCATACCGGCATCTATGAAGCGGTCCTCTGTTCCATGGAAGCCTTGGATCTCTCCCTTGGGCGTTTGAAAAAGGCGGTTGAAAAGGCCGGTGGGGTGATGGTCATCTCGGCTGATCACGGCAACAGCGACGATATGTTCGAACACGACAAAAAAAGCGGTGCCGTTAAAACGAAAGCGAATGGAAAACCCCAGGCAAAGACAAGCCACAGTCTCAATCCCGTTCCCTGTATAGTCTACGATCCCGGTTATAAGGGAGAGTATGCAAAGGAACTGCGTTCCGGTCTGGGGATTTCAAGCCTTGCAGCGACCTGCATCGAACTCCTTGGCTTTCAGGCCCCTGAAGATTACGATACGAGTGTTTTTACCTGGTGA
- the argE gene encoding acetylornithine deacetylase has translation MEQQLEKISQEAVRILSDLVSFRSVSGSDNEDIITYIADYLISYGLSPKRISAGRSHSNNLFVTIGESRDGGVLLSGHTDIVPASGAGWDSDPFVLSPRQVCGEEMLYGRGACDMKGFLAAILALVPRWIEKRLGCNKEPIHLAFTYDEEIGCIGVDDLIAELGSCLPRPDAVLVGEPTLLRPADGHKSASRYITTVKGVSTHSSRPASGVNAIYGANHLIAELQRFAGEIQSRSSRDPEARRFDPPYSTISLGTIHGGTAINVVAEQCELGWEARALPWEDPQQYLRHIEDFSRHLSETLPDGKKLVFTHRLDSFLPGLSPKASKAYGYYQAMMVAGNKIPQPTTTVAFGTEAGKYDQAGIPALIWGPGSIDRAHGKNEYIEKQQLVDCCALLSKL, from the coding sequence ATGGAACAACAATTGGAAAAGATCTCCCAGGAGGCGGTGCGCATTCTGTCGGATCTTGTTTCCTTCAGAAGTGTAAGCGGTTCGGATAATGAGGATATCATCACATACATTGCCGATTACCTTATCTCATACGGATTATCCCCCAAGCGGATCTCCGCCGGTCGTTCGCACAGTAATAATCTTTTCGTAACCATAGGGGAAAGCCGGGATGGTGGAGTGCTGCTTTCCGGGCACACCGATATTGTCCCCGCATCTGGCGCAGGCTGGGATTCGGATCCCTTTGTACTGAGCCCCCGCCAGGTGTGTGGGGAAGAGATGCTGTATGGACGGGGTGCCTGCGATATGAAGGGCTTTCTTGCCGCTATTCTCGCGTTGGTTCCACGCTGGATCGAAAAACGATTGGGCTGCAATAAGGAGCCGATTCATCTTGCCTTTACCTATGATGAGGAGATCGGATGCATTGGCGTCGACGATCTTATCGCCGAATTAGGTTCGTGCCTCCCCCGTCCAGATGCGGTGCTTGTTGGAGAGCCTACCTTGCTGCGGCCCGCAGACGGACATAAAAGCGCATCACGCTATATCACCACGGTTAAAGGTGTATCCACCCACTCCAGTCGTCCTGCCTCCGGGGTAAACGCCATCTATGGGGCAAATCATCTTATTGCCGAACTTCAAAGATTCGCCGGGGAGATACAAAGCCGGAGTTCCCGGGATCCGGAAGCCCGGCGTTTCGATCCCCCCTATTCAACCATTTCCCTTGGGACCATTCATGGGGGAACGGCAATCAACGTCGTGGCAGAGCAGTGTGAATTGGGGTGGGAGGCACGGGCCCTTCCCTGGGAGGATCCTCAGCAATACCTGCGACACATTGAAGACTTTTCCCGCCACCTGTCAGAGACACTCCCTGACGGAAAGAAATTGGTGTTTACCCATCGGCTCGACTCCTTTCTTCCCGGGCTTAGCCCGAAGGCCTCTAAGGCATATGGCTATTATCAAGCCATGATGGTCGCAGGTAACAAAATCCCCCAACCTACTACAACCGTCGCGTTTGGTACCGAGGCGGGGAAGTATGACCAGGCCGGGATTCCCGCCTTGATCTGGGGACCGGGGTCGATTGACAGGGCCCACGGGAAGAATGAATACATCGAGAAACAACAACTTGTTGACTGCTGTGCTCTGCTGTCGAAGCTCTGA
- a CDS encoding aminopeptidase P family protein, whose amino-acid sequence MNNPVLPRLSALRREMEERALQAVVFFGTDPHQSEYAAPRWKDRLWMSGFSGSAGTVVVTETEAALWTDSRYWLQATDQLDGSGIVLMADGDPSVPSLPDWLISKLSPGARVGVDYQTLSVASERRLSHILGTKGIALVSFESLLNDLWTDRPARPCEPLYAIDLHYVGKSRDQKITLLRDAAKNVGADAMFLSALDEIAWLLNLRGNDIAYNPFFFSYLLIRETDTLLFADIHAVSKELEELLAEEHITLKAYEAVGEMLREFEGTLFVDPASFSMALKGALSPGVRIVEEQSPVAALKARKEAVEVEGFRHALRKDGVALVRFWMRLERMLERGDGDEISVASLLYEERSRMPGFVGESFAPIVGFAEHGAVVHYSATKESAIPVTGRGLLLIDSGGQYIEGTTDITRVFAVGKATEEEIFDYTTVLKAHISLATAIFPIGTVGTRLDAMARRPMWEAGLNYGHGTGHGVGAFLGVHEGPQSISTKLLPVPIEPGMVCSNEPGVYREGKHGIRIENLILAVEKFNTPFGRFLGFETLTPFPFECKLIDVSLLTEGERQWVDRYHAWVFELLSSELNPQERSFLAAKTGVV is encoded by the coding sequence ATGAATAATCCTGTTCTCCCGCGGCTTTCCGCTCTGCGAAGGGAGATGGAGGAGAGGGCATTGCAGGCTGTTGTCTTTTTCGGTACCGACCCTCACCAAAGTGAATACGCCGCGCCCCGTTGGAAAGATCGGCTCTGGATGAGCGGTTTTAGCGGTTCCGCCGGGACGGTCGTTGTTACCGAAACAGAGGCTGCGCTCTGGACCGACAGTCGCTACTGGCTTCAGGCCACGGACCAACTTGACGGCAGCGGTATTGTTTTGATGGCCGATGGTGACCCTTCCGTCCCTTCTCTCCCCGACTGGCTGATTTCAAAACTTAGTCCAGGAGCTCGGGTCGGTGTGGATTATCAAACCCTTTCCGTTGCCTCTGAGCGCCGGCTTTCCCATATCCTGGGCACCAAGGGAATAGCCCTCGTTTCATTCGAATCTCTCCTTAACGACCTTTGGACCGATCGCCCAGCCCGACCCTGTGAGCCCTTGTATGCCATCGACCTCCACTATGTGGGTAAATCGAGGGATCAGAAGATTACACTCTTGCGTGATGCCGCAAAGAATGTCGGTGCGGATGCCATGTTTCTTTCTGCTCTCGATGAGATTGCCTGGCTTCTCAACCTTCGGGGAAATGATATCGCATACAATCCGTTTTTCTTTTCCTATTTGCTGATTCGGGAAACGGATACCCTCCTTTTTGCAGATATTCATGCTGTTTCGAAAGAACTGGAAGAGCTGCTTGCAGAGGAGCACATTACCTTGAAGGCGTATGAGGCAGTCGGTGAGATGCTTCGGGAGTTCGAGGGCACGCTTTTCGTCGACCCTGCCTCTTTTTCGATGGCCTTGAAGGGTGCGCTTTCGCCTGGGGTTAGAATTGTAGAGGAACAGAGTCCCGTTGCCGCTTTGAAGGCCAGAAAGGAAGCGGTAGAGGTGGAAGGCTTTCGCCATGCCCTTCGTAAGGACGGGGTTGCTTTGGTTCGCTTCTGGATGCGACTTGAACGGATGCTCGAACGAGGGGACGGAGACGAAATTTCCGTGGCTTCGCTTTTGTATGAGGAGCGAAGTCGAATGCCGGGATTTGTGGGAGAAAGCTTTGCCCCGATTGTGGGCTTTGCCGAGCATGGTGCGGTTGTTCATTATAGCGCGACCAAAGAGAGTGCAATTCCCGTCACGGGAAGGGGGCTGTTGCTCATCGATTCCGGGGGCCAGTATATTGAAGGCACCACCGATATCACCAGGGTCTTTGCCGTCGGAAAGGCGACAGAGGAAGAGATATTTGATTATACAACGGTCTTAAAAGCCCACATCTCCCTTGCAACCGCGATCTTTCCGATAGGTACCGTCGGCACAAGGCTCGATGCCATGGCTCGGCGACCGATGTGGGAAGCCGGTTTGAACTATGGGCATGGAACAGGCCACGGGGTTGGTGCATTCCTTGGGGTGCATGAAGGCCCTCAATCGATTTCAACCAAGTTGCTGCCTGTCCCTATAGAGCCGGGCATGGTCTGTTCCAACGAGCCGGGAGTATACCGGGAAGGAAAGCACGGGATTCGGATCGAAAATCTAATTCTGGCTGTGGAAAAGTTTAACACACCGTTCGGGCGCTTTTTGGGCTTTGAAACCCTGACTCCCTTTCCCTTTGAGTGTAAGCTTATCGATGTTTCTCTTCTTACCGAAGGGGAACGGCAATGGGTCGATCGCTATCACGCTTGGGTTTTCGAGCTTCTATCTTCGGAGCTCAATCCGCAGGAGCGATCGTTTCTTGCCGCTAAGACGGGAGTTGTCTGA
- a CDS encoding DeoR/GlpR family DNA-binding transcription regulator: MNSSLRRGHLIDYLKNSRSATIQELAEHFEVSHMTIRRDLEKLIENQPIKIIHGGVIYQESGQGDHYSIIKARTHMLEAKKKIAKKAASLVEADDIIIIDAGSTGELIAEFLPKDRPITIICYALNIATVVSKRENCTLILTGGCYHGSSMVFESEEGLSLIKRNRAKKAFVTASGISAKLGITCSNFFESTTKRIALKSSLTTILVADSSKFGEIQNGYFSDLSDFDIIITDEGLPPEFRKEIARLEKTLYIE, translated from the coding sequence ATGAACAGCAGCCTACGGCGCGGACATCTCATCGACTATCTGAAAAACAGCCGTTCGGCGACGATTCAAGAGCTTGCCGAGCACTTTGAGGTTTCCCATATGACCATTAGAAGGGATCTCGAGAAACTTATCGAGAATCAGCCAATTAAAATCATCCATGGAGGAGTCATCTATCAGGAGTCTGGGCAGGGAGATCACTACTCAATTATCAAAGCCAGGACGCACATGCTTGAAGCGAAAAAAAAGATCGCAAAAAAGGCAGCATCCCTCGTCGAAGCCGACGACATCATTATTATAGACGCAGGTTCGACCGGTGAGCTCATTGCCGAATTTCTGCCTAAAGACAGGCCTATTACGATAATCTGCTATGCGCTTAATATTGCAACAGTGGTTAGCAAGCGTGAAAACTGTACTCTAATCCTTACCGGCGGCTGTTATCACGGAAGTTCTATGGTCTTTGAAAGCGAAGAGGGGCTTAGTCTGATTAAACGTAACCGGGCAAAAAAAGCGTTCGTTACCGCCAGTGGGATCAGTGCAAAGCTGGGGATTACCTGTTCTAATTTTTTCGAAAGCACAACGAAACGGATCGCACTAAAATCATCCCTCACGACGATCTTAGTCGCCGACTCATCAAAATTTGGTGAAATACAGAATGGTTATTTTTCCGACCTTTCCGATTTTGATATCATTATTACCGATGAAGGCCTTCCTCCGGAATTCAGAAAGGAAATTGCACGATTGGAAAAAACGCTCTATATCGAATAA
- a CDS encoding YkgJ family cysteine cluster protein encodes MDPEYRILIQTAESRGRLYRDLVRKLRRVAPKELAAVMQELHDEAFRRIDCLKCAHCCAVVGPRLTDTDIQRLGKALSMKPSAFEDTYLIRDEDGDLVFREHPCPFLLADNRCLLYDRRPKACREYPHTDDKHARGLLKISLVNTRFCPIVALVFQGLEERYG; translated from the coding sequence ATGGATCCTGAATACCGTATCTTGATCCAAACGGCGGAAAGTCGTGGTCGTCTTTATCGGGACCTTGTACGGAAACTGCGGCGCGTGGCACCGAAAGAATTGGCGGCGGTTATGCAGGAACTTCACGATGAAGCTTTCCGGCGCATCGACTGCCTTAAGTGTGCACATTGCTGTGCCGTAGTTGGTCCGCGACTTACTGATACCGATATACAGCGGTTGGGAAAAGCGCTTTCCATGAAGCCTTCGGCATTTGAAGATACATATCTTATCAGGGACGAGGATGGGGATCTTGTATTTCGTGAACATCCCTGCCCGTTTTTGCTGGCGGATAATCGTTGTCTCCTTTACGATCGGCGGCCAAAGGCGTGCAGGGAGTATCCGCATACCGACGACAAACACGCCAGGGGTTTACTCAAAATTTCTCTCGTAAACACACGCTTCTGCCCAATTGTTGCATTGGTGTTTCAGGGACTGGAGGAGCGCTACGGTTAG
- a CDS encoding FeoC-like transcriptional regulator, producing MQYRSILQQIKEEGRVDKASIAEKQETTVAMIEMLLTELERLGYLQRDALARCSGACTHCSSGCTFAHVGLPQNFWTITNKGERLIS from the coding sequence ATGCAATATCGCTCCATATTACAACAGATTAAAGAAGAGGGAAGGGTTGATAAAGCATCCATCGCCGAAAAGCAAGAAACTACGGTGGCAATGATCGAAATGCTCCTCACTGAATTGGAACGACTCGGGTACTTGCAACGCGACGCCCTTGCCCGCTGCAGCGGAGCCTGTACTCACTGCTCCTCGGGCTGTACCTTTGCCCATGTCGGACTGCCGCAAAACTTCTGGACCATAACAAACAAGGGCGAACGCCTCATATCCTGA
- a CDS encoding ankyrin repeat domain-containing protein, which translates to MVELQRGAAVALLLLCFSGWGFSLPEDHRPSLLSMEELSQAALQVHDRYEIPYPPLADITLLYDGARVRAWIEACNEGKAQPMPRRWFTGTGTGFSSMIYMSCVSFLTGKGWALAESAFEKRLGNDSVNERNRAILNAFLAIDNQEEMKEAAPRFFPFSMFLKRRELGDGVSIMLPDVAWKLLPSGSTPLARTLVYGDEGFLRGLGYDRKRVGPGYDIRRDPIAMASCIKVRMEKAINGNGTYLPLRPGMPFAIAKKVAVGDFFADTIWFQPFISAPDGVETGAEGRLYFKQGNQLFVVSLFSMVDSSHPAADGDLLLGEAASLLSTLQFPAEDTLLDSHRLAALSDLLHAGDVSLLRPELQTIVRETGSIHFPDSHGEPFWHKIFLDFDRDDPRREALLKLFISLGINPDASGPSGKRAVDYVVEQGDAGLLEDVLLARAHGDYLTKDGSSPLIEAASGGDVWCVLTLLRAGVNVDLPDIRGRSALHWAARHDYLAVAKLLLEKGASPESRDIAGKSPLDLSPAFQDMRRSPLFVMVQKFCGSPTWAKVQPEEQ; encoded by the coding sequence ATGGTTGAGCTGCAAAGAGGGGCTGCCGTGGCGCTCCTTCTTCTTTGCTTTTCCGGCTGGGGCTTTTCGCTTCCCGAGGATCATCGTCCCTCTCTCTTGTCGATGGAGGAACTCTCCCAAGCAGCATTACAGGTGCATGATCGCTATGAGATTCCCTACCCTCCCCTTGCCGACATAACCCTTCTGTACGATGGGGCCCGTGTCCGCGCCTGGATTGAGGCCTGTAATGAAGGAAAGGCCCAGCCCATGCCGCGTCGCTGGTTTACCGGGACGGGAACCGGATTCTCCTCAATGATCTATATGTCGTGTGTCTCCTTTCTCACTGGGAAGGGGTGGGCACTTGCCGAATCCGCCTTTGAAAAAAGGTTGGGCAATGATTCTGTTAACGAAAGAAATAGGGCGATCCTAAACGCCTTTCTTGCGATTGACAACCAGGAAGAAATGAAAGAGGCGGCGCCTCGCTTTTTTCCCTTTTCTATGTTTCTGAAACGCCGTGAATTGGGTGACGGTGTTTCGATTATGCTGCCCGATGTTGCCTGGAAGCTCCTGCCTTCAGGATCGACCCCCTTGGCTCGGACCTTGGTATATGGGGATGAGGGATTTCTTCGGGGGCTAGGATATGATCGAAAACGGGTCGGTCCGGGCTATGATATTCGCCGGGATCCGATTGCCATGGCAAGCTGTATCAAGGTCCGTATGGAGAAGGCGATCAATGGCAACGGTACCTATCTCCCTCTGCGACCGGGAATGCCGTTTGCCATTGCAAAAAAGGTCGCCGTGGGAGATTTCTTTGCCGATACCATCTGGTTTCAGCCCTTTATCTCTGCTCCCGATGGTGTAGAGACCGGTGCAGAAGGGCGGCTTTATTTCAAACAGGGGAATCAGCTCTTCGTTGTATCGCTTTTTTCCATGGTTGATTCCTCTCATCCCGCAGCAGATGGGGACCTCCTGTTGGGCGAAGCGGCTTCGCTCCTTTCCACGCTACAATTTCCAGCGGAGGATACTCTTTTGGACTCCCATCGTTTGGCAGCTCTTTCTGATTTGCTCCATGCTGGAGATGTATCGCTATTACGACCGGAACTTCAAACTATCGTAAGAGAGACCGGTAGCATTCACTTCCCCGACTCCCATGGCGAACCCTTTTGGCATAAGATTTTCCTCGATTTCGATCGGGATGATCCGCGGCGGGAAGCGCTATTGAAGCTTTTTATTTCTCTTGGGATAAATCCCGATGCCTCTGGTCCTTCGGGAAAACGGGCTGTCGACTATGTTGTTGAGCAGGGGGATGCTGGACTGCTGGAGGATGTACTGCTTGCACGGGCTCATGGGGATTACCTGACCAAGGATGGTTCCTCTCCATTAATTGAGGCCGCTTCAGGTGGTGATGTTTGGTGTGTTCTTACCCTGCTTCGGGCCGGAGTGAATGTGGATTTGCCGGATATACGGGGAAGGAGTGCCCTTCATTGGGCGGCACGGCATGATTACCTTGCTGTTGCGAAATTGCTGTTGGAAAAGGGGGCTTCTCCCGAAAGCCGGGATATTGCAGGCAAGAGTCCTCTCGACCTCTCTCCTGCCTTTCAGGATATGAGGCGTTCGCCCTTGTTTGTTATGGTCCAGAAGTTTTGCGGCAGTCCGACATGGGCAAAGGTACAGCCCGAGGAGCAGTGA
- a CDS encoding cation diffusion facilitator family transporter — protein sequence MKEKGRKPSDFRIRMIRRASWVGILGNGLLSALKVTVGFFSGSLALVGDGIDSATDVVTSFVSLLTAGIVERPPDNEHPYGHARAETVATKILGFLIFFAGAQLALSTLRSLFSGVSRPLPEFPAAMVALVSVVGKSLLAFYKLRVGRTIDSPMLIADARNMTGDVVISLGVFAGIGATLLSGIAFLDSIIALLVSLWIMKVAFSIFMEAGDELMDGLDNPDLYRRLFDAVGTVKGAGNPHKARIRKLGNACIVDLDIEVDGAISVAEGHEIAREVERAIHLQLKNVYDVQVHVEPLGNLEKKERFGLSRQSLETSGK from the coding sequence ATGAAAGAGAAGGGGCGAAAACCCAGCGATTTTCGTATCCGCATGATCAGGCGGGCGAGCTGGGTCGGCATTTTGGGTAACGGTTTGCTTTCCGCCTTGAAAGTAACCGTTGGTTTTTTTTCCGGAAGCCTTGCCCTTGTCGGGGATGGTATCGATTCGGCGACGGATGTTGTTACCTCTTTTGTATCGCTCCTCACCGCTGGGATTGTTGAGCGTCCTCCCGACAATGAGCATCCCTACGGCCATGCCAGGGCCGAGACCGTGGCTACAAAGATTCTCGGCTTTCTCATTTTCTTTGCCGGAGCCCAGCTTGCTCTTTCGACGCTTCGTTCTCTTTTCTCCGGCGTTTCACGTCCCTTACCTGAATTCCCCGCAGCCATGGTTGCTTTGGTCTCGGTTGTGGGAAAATCCCTCCTTGCCTTTTACAAGCTGCGGGTCGGCAGGACCATCGACAGCCCTATGCTTATTGCCGATGCCCGTAATATGACCGGAGATGTGGTGATCAGCCTCGGTGTGTTTGCCGGTATCGGAGCGACCTTGCTCTCCGGTATTGCTTTTCTTGATTCGATTATCGCCCTTCTTGTGAGCCTTTGGATCATGAAGGTTGCCTTTTCGATCTTCATGGAAGCGGGGGATGAATTGATGGATGGTCTCGATAATCCCGATCTGTATCGACGTCTCTTTGATGCGGTTGGAACCGTGAAAGGAGCCGGCAACCCTCATAAGGCACGTATCAGAAAGCTTGGGAATGCCTGCATTGTTGATCTCGATATTGAGGTCGACGGAGCGATTTCCGTTGCCGAGGGGCACGAAATTGCCAGAGAGGTTGAGAGGGCAATACATCTGCAGCTGAAGAATGTCTACGATGTGCAGGTTCATGTCGAACCCTTGGGGAATCTGGAAAAGAAAGAACGATTCGGTCTGTCCCGCCAAAGCCTTGAAACCTCTGGAAAATAG